AAAAAAAAGCAGCAGGTAATCGTTGGAAACATCACCAACATTCATATGATGCAATCCACCGAAACGGGAAAGACCGTAATCCCGGTGTACCAAGAGATCATCAAGCAGCAGGTCTTCATAGCTTGTCATGCCCTCAAAGGCTTTATCCCTGCTGCGGGTTCCCTTTGCGGCTTGCGGCTGAATAACCTCTTCGCCAAGAATGACAGTCTGGTTCCACTCCAGCTCCATTCCTTGCCGCAAAGGAGAGACCAGAGCGTAAATACCCTTATTTAATGGAGAGTATTCCGTCATAATGGTCAGCTGTTCCGGCTCAATAAGTGAAAGGAATTTTTTGCGTGATCGTTCAGTACGAAAACTGAGAACTGTTTGAAAACGTTCAGTCTTCCATTCTTTAAGGGCCGTAACTAAAGCAGCCCATGGCCGTTTTATCTGTTCGGGCTTCCAAAAAATATCCGTAAACGCCGAGAGGGAACGCTCTGAAAGATCAATTCCGTCCTTTTCCCTGCCGATCACCAGATCTTCAAAAACCATTTGCCGTTCTTCACGCCATGTGGACCGGGCTTTTTCTTCATTCCAGCAGATTACATGCATCGGCCATTTGCAGCCATTGTGCGCGGCCTTGTCATGGAGAAAAGATTTCCAGCTGTATTCCTGATCCTGCAATTTAGAACGAAGGTTGGAAGCAGATGAGAGAACATAAACAGATTTATTTGGAAAAAAATCTTTGAGATCAGCGGCTTCAGGATAAAATAATCCAGGCCAGATCATGCCGTCAGCGTTTCCGGCTTTTTCAATTAAACGGGTATACCCTTCCGCAGAGATTTCACCTGTCTTTTTAAGCTGGGTCCAAAATTCTTCAGCTTCATCAATATAATTTCCGGTCAGCATAGCCGGTGCGACAGGCAGAAGGGTCACTTCATCAAGATCTGCTTTTGATCTTTGCGTTGCAGGATCAAAAACTCGGATTTCTTCAAGAATATCTCCAAAAAATTCAAGCCGTACCGGATAATCATACCCCGGAGCATATATATCCAAAATATCCCCGCGCATGGACATTTCGCCATACCCGGAAACCAGTTTTGTTCTGGTATACCCCCAGGTTACAGCTTGCTCCATGAGCAGTTCAGGGTCCATATCCTCGCCTTTTGCAAGCACGATATAGTTATTTTCCAGAACTGAAGGGGAAGGCCATTTCGGAAGCAGGTTATCGGCAGTCATCAGCACGGACTGTCTTCCGCCTCTGGTCAATGCATGCAGTGCGGCCCAGCGCTCCGCCCAGTCTGCTGCAACAGGATTTTTGCTCAAATGCGGAGGCAGGAAAACCCAATCTCTTTCCCACGAAGGAATAACTTTTCCTTTGTGTTCAAGATCATTGCGGCTGAAAAGAGTTAACAGGGCTTTCAACTCTGAATATTCACGTGCTCCGGGTGCAACGAGCACCACTGATTCACCCCGCGAATGCAGGTTGTGTGCAGTATAGGCCTGTGTTCCGTGGCCGCTTTTAAAAATACGTATGTTATCGCCGCTTCCGGAAGCAAAAGCGGACAGCTGGGAAGGTAAAGACAAATTATCTCCGGGAATTTATCAAAATTAAAGTCGCCCCCCGCTTTTGCGGAGGACGACTTGTTTTTGCAAAGAAATTGCGCTGATGTCCAGTCTTAAAACAACCATCACGGGCAAGGTATCTCAGAATTATTCTAGGAACCTTCAAGAGACCTATGAATTTCCTGTTTTTTATACCTGTGCCAATTGTTCCTGTTCTTCGCCGGAAAGGAGCCTGTTGAGATCAAGCAGGATTAGCAGTCTGTCTTCAAGCTTACCTACTCCGCTGATATACTCCGATTCAAGACCGGAAACAACCGGCGGCGGTGGTTCAACGGTAGATGCTGGAATTCTCAGAACTTCAGAAACTGAATCTACTACGAACCCTACTATCATATCATTAATTTCAATAACTATGATTCTTGTATGCTGGTCATGATCCCGTGTCTGGAGACCGAACTTGCTTCTCAGATCGATAATGGGAATAACTTTACCACGAAGGTTAATTACGCCCTCGACGAATTGCGGCGCTCTAGGAACCTTGGTAATCTCCATGGTTCGGATAATCTCTTGAACCTTAAGAATATCAACACCGAATTCCTCTTCGCCAATACTGAAGGTAACCAGCTGAATCAATTCCGCATCGAGCGCAATTTTCTTACCTTCTTCCATATTTATCCCCCTGTGAGTATTTTACAG
Above is a genomic segment from Maridesulfovibrio sp. containing:
- a CDS encoding chemotaxis protein CheW, which gives rise to MEEGKKIALDAELIQLVTFSIGEEEFGVDILKVQEIIRTMEITKVPRAPQFVEGVINLRGKVIPIIDLRSKFGLQTRDHDQHTRIIVIEINDMIVGFVVDSVSEVLRIPASTVEPPPPVVSGLESEYISGVGKLEDRLLILLDLNRLLSGEEQEQLAQV